The segment catctggcacatgatgagggagaaagcagtcagcaagcagaggagttagacccatctggtgacagtgtgagtacatatgtagggaggcaggtacggcaagaagtgatcctgcgctatttttcaggtcagttttagtaggctgtaattatccttgactaaacactttgcactactttctattgtgtgttttgtaacttactgtttgttgtttatagtggtgtgtacattgtacttagtttatgctaaaaatacattttcagtcattacccatgaaaaacatacatacatacagagcagcttcgacaatgtttgagacggacacaggaagttgtgtgtttgtcaaatacaaatttttattttgcaaatcacattggggttattttttccgcttgtgtgtgctgggtgctgtgctttgtgctggctcactggcacgtgctctggaggaacgccgaacaggggaggttactggcgtttggataggggtcgtggtccccgagctggaggttacttggtgagctcccatcaatgtaatattgctgctcaaattattaatgcttgcaatcagttgagtgttggttgcagtgtggctggctacaatccgggataaggactcattcacaacctggttgtgctgaatgagctgaacgagtgcctgctgatggcgctgttgctcatctatgatgcgcgttaaatgagcaagcatttggctgttgtcagcccttatttgctccattgaggttgccattcgccctacttgtacaatcagtctgcccgagttgcgactaatgcgcggtagatgatggggcagactggcaaggtgttgtgtatgtgcggtcaggctggcattgctttgggcctgttgccttgtccaactggcccaaaagtcatctggtatttgggttgggggcggagcttgtgccagttgtggactgatggaggcttgggggatatcctgcagctgtattggctggcttgggtcaacaggtgtaagttgcagtgtgatggttgcctgttggtcttgtccctgctggtccacgtcggccatcaagctgggctctgtatggggtggccaacatgcaatgtttatttgtcaatttgtttaaaggctacttctacacattactacattcataatactccatttgtatagtttttggcgttgtttttcaaaacttataatgttttttttgttcaaaaacatatataccaacacaggcggccacatagacagatttgcataatccacacctaactacctcccctccacagcattacagtgttatatcacctcccctgaccacgatatagactacttacctggatagtccagatgagcggagcaagtaagccatctacatactggacaggggagatgtgtgaacaatataatgttgtggatgctgtttttgtttgggaattttattggtattttattttaatgtgcacgtgtgtggccaaattttaaacaaatgtctgttatttattaaaaatgatgttggcgagatcatccactaagaccttttaaaaaaaaacattttcacctttagcaattgaagacgtaacatcacattgcttgttctggaaaacatgtaatctcaaaaccaactaacaacatattaactgtactgtgtatattattgcctatgtgtttaatttctgtttttactcaccagataactgaggtgatcggggctcatcactctgcgaactcgccaatagtgccagtggtggctggggtgacactgccgaaatgcgtcgcctgggtggggatgatggagccgcagattccgtgccaagacgccgtgtcctacttggcctcctgggtaagtggcccgagccctgtgatgggcgccttacaggaggtcggcttccagaagcagaacctatgtgaaaatataaacattaatattttgtacttctatgtgtttttagaatatgtgactacagtgaagtcttacctgcaatcccagcctcatcctgacttgtctgaggcctgtctggccggctggtctgtgggactgttgaaaaagtggaccaaacattattaccatgctttgtgtaaaaattataactgcaaagccttagtgtactgtaaccatctattaggtattggataaacaaataatttctgattaagagcttcaagcttcattattttgtgttgtatatccaaatgtacatgatgttgcacacaataaatctgttacatttgagaattatgcctcagatattgcagagattgactacttgcaaatgttttaaaaatttaatattggaataattgcaccgtttttcagaagtaaataaatcaaaaaatatatttaaaataagcatacaacacagatgtccaagcaatatcgcaaaaaatattttattaaaaaaaaaaaaacagcagccattgcacatgtttttgcgcaatattaaatttaccaaacagccaatgcaaggtgaaaaaagcaaattcgaaacacaaacacaccttaagggtgcataggcctgaaatatgtgaaacacaatttatgcatcctttaccctttaaaaatgacatttacaacatttagaggacatttaattaaaaatctaacaaatcaaacttaccatcctgcgtgggtcggtccgaatcccggacatgagtagcagacaccacttcggcaggaatcaatgcccgcacaggctcctcccagtcccgataggtggcccggaaaggggggccacctccggtttttcgtgcagatttggactctttggccatcttggccttgacacgccgcttcatatcataaaacctcttgcggcacgtgtcctcagtccgcctcaccacaccctcactattcacggcaagtattacttgcccccacaggacagacttcctgcgggaggacaccttgccagcatcctgaccaaacaattggcgatggtgcttcatcagctcacgcaccaaagccatgttttcagcatagctgaacttaatattcctgccagtcttggtagtggtgcgtggctgcggagccacaacaccatcactatcactggaaaatacagcaacaggcaccccctcctcctcctcctcactaacctcctccctctcactacccccctccacctcactaacagcctccacctcactaccagcctccacctcactaccagcctccacctcactaccagcctccacctcactaacctccgccaccacactgacctctgagtctgacatgacaaacgacaaaaaacactgaaaaatcaaaacacaaaacacactcctccactactcctactactacacaccacacagccaacacacacgctcactcactcactcacaaacaatgacaaaagactgtaaaaaaaaaacaaggacaaaaaagtagacaaactgtgaaaaaacaatactacaaatatgacaagactacttacacacacagtacagcactcaacaatcaccaaactcctctccaaatccaccaaaaactcaaccaaactcaccaactccaaatacaccttcctctctcctctccactagctaaacccacgaggtgcggtgtgtttggggcggttttatagtaatatgcacagacactcctccttcacgaatacaaccaatcacggccgcgtgacgaaaacgaaacttaggactaaaaacgcggcagcaatttctaaatcactgccgtaacagacatgtgacgcagtcgtaaaaaaaacacataaacgcggccgcgaaacagcaaacgcggccgcaatctacagcagaaaagcacgaatgacatcgacatcggaagaaacgaaaaacacgaatacgacagcttagtaaattagtcgtaatcaattcaaaaagttgcaattttacactgtcgatgtcattcgtgattgaacttggacatgaatctggaaaatacgaatcttagtaaatttacccccttgtttttgaaggaggaccatcgtctccggcatcaccttggtgaacactctcggtgccgtggagagtccgaacggcaacgtctgaaattggtaatgacaatcctgcatcgcaaatctcagataagctgatgtggaggatagatagggacatgtaagtaggcatccttaatgtccaCCGAGACCATGAAGTCTCTTTCCTCCagtctggaaatcactgccctcagagattccatcttgaacttgaacctttgcaggtagagattcagcgtTTTcaaatttagaatcggtctgaccgagccgtccggcttcgggactacgaaaaggcttgaataaaacccttctccttgttgtgacaagggaaccaggacaatcacttgatcctgacacaatttttgtatcgctgctgaTACCACTCTGGGAtagaactggcaaggccgatttgaaaaatcggcatgggggaatgtcttgaaactccagcttgtacccgtgggacacaattTGCAAAACCCAcggatccaggccagattgaacccaaatctgactgaaaagcttcagacgtgcacccacctgagcggactctcgcaagggagcccaagcgtcatgctgaagatttggcagaagcagaggttgatttctgctcctgtgatcctgtagacgctgtggactttttaccctttccctttcctttacctgcaaagaaaggggaacctttgccctttttgtacttattgggccgaaaggactgcatctgagagtgatgtgtctttttagcCGGCGCAGGAGCAGTAGGCAAAAATTTAGATTTTCCTGCGGTAGtcgcagaaactaaggcatccagcccatctccaaacaaggcctctcctttatacgggagagcctccatattccttttggaatctgcgtcagcattccattggcgaatccacaacgccgtaCATGCTGtgatcgccatggtagcggctcttgatcccaggagaccaatatctttcatggcttcaagcatgtacgcagcagcgtctttgatatgacctagcattaggagtatctcgtctttatctatcatgtcaatgtctgatgacaagttttctgaccacttttcaatagcactagttacccacgcacaggcaatggtaggcctgagtagtgtcccattggccacatagatagatttcaacgtagtccctaacttacggtctgccggctccttcaaaGAAGCCGTTCCCGgctcagggagaatcaccttttttgttaaccgtgacagggcactgtctagaatggggggtgactcccaccttttcctgtcttcAGTAGGAAAGGGGTAAGCCGCTTGAATTCGttttggaatctgaaatttcttttcaggattagtccagactccctcaaagagactgctcccccatatttttaaagacagcaacgggctccactagctaaggaggtaatgccacagctggtGGACacgtttatactggtccctgcggccaaagcataATCCCcttaactagtcagccctggccggggttccctgggggatttGGGACCCTCAATAAAGGTCTTTCCCCTCCAGGGctcccaagggccagggctgaaccCCAAGGCTATGTCCGTGGCCTGTCACCTCTGGGCTGTGGTTGGTGAGTTCGTAGCATTTaagtataaaaaaataattaatattttgttttatttgtagaactacaggtcccagcaagcctctcccacatgctggtacttggagaaccacaagtaccagcatatgaGGCATTAAAGGGTAGACTGGTACctgtagtcagggccggtgctagggtgttcggcgcccccctgcaaactataaatttgcgccctccaatattcctttagcgcgcgccgggaaaagggttgtggtctcacaagtaaggggcatggccacacagtagtacccccatttaaaattacgccacaatgtagtacaatcttattaatcttatacgtaatgccccacccgtagtagtagcgtccttatatgtaatgcaccccagtaatagtagcatccttatacaaaatgccacccagtagtagtagcgtccttatacgtagtgcacccccagtagtagtagcgttcttatacgtaatgcccccagtagtagtagcgtccttatacgtaatgccccccacagtagtagtagcgtccttatacgtagtgcacccccagtagaagtagcgtccttatacgtaatgccccccacagtagtagtagcgtccttatacgtaatgccccccagtagtagtagcgttcttatacgtaatgccccccacagtagttgtagcgtccttatacgtaatgccccccaatagtagtagcgttcttatacgtaatgccccccacagtagtagtagcgtccttatacgtaatgccccgccagtagtagtagcgtccttatacgtagtgcacccctgtagtaatagcgtccttatatgtaatgcccctcccagtagtagtagtagcgttcttatacgtaatgcccctcacagtagtagtagcgttcttatacgtaatgccccccaatagtagtagcgttcttatacgtaatgccccccacagtagtagtagcgtccttatacgtaataccccgccagtagtagtagcgtccttatacgtagtgcacccctgtagtaatagcgtccttatatgtaatgcccctcccagtagtagtagcgttcttacatgtaatgcccccccagtagtagcgtccataaagcgcgcgcacagacatacctcacacacacacacacacacacacacacacaattcacacatatatacacccaccatatacacacacgtcacatacacacttcaagttctctctcaccctccacttacctaagccagtctccctctgtacagcagcctggtccgtgtagctccgcccccttccggcccgtgtagctccgcccccttgtgttccgtactcggcgctgtcacaggtgaggggagaggaagggagggaggaagcttttcatgctgcaggtgcccgctgccagtgcctgtcatacagtgacagacacagcactggcagcagcagcagcagcagtggggacaggacggcgcagcagggaaggaatgcagagcagggggagcgcctctccgtcccagcgcccagggaaggaatgcagagcagggggagcgcctctccgtcccagcgcctccctgcactgcatcccttcgctgagcgggtagcgccgggcctgcctgtaGTTCTACTAGTAAAACAAATATTACAACAGGACTTGGACACCGTAGACAGTGCAACTTTCATCAAACACCCTTGCAcagtcacactcacatatactCACATATACTTACAGTACCTACCATCCCCTTTAGTGTTATCACTCCCCTTGTCCAGTAGTAATCCATAGGTAATGTGAAATGGGTGGTGCGGTGCGATGCCTGCTGCCGTACAGGTGATGACTGGCTGTTTATCTGGCGTcgcaccctctcaccttcaggtagcAGAAACTtcggacacggcgatccccttccacacagtggcggatctagacttaacttttagggggggcggtttaagaattatgactcctccccctaatcatagcccctcccacttagtaatgcccttcccgttcgcttctaaaatttcctattgttgccattactaataaaattttgccagttagtggagagaaccctgcgcactggtgatacagactggcgaatcgccattccttccatcaggggtggtagaggataagacagtagggcaatttaaacatgcatgggatagacacaaggatattcttacaaagaaattcaacattgaagcacactgtatgagctgaaattcacattatagcacactgtatgagccaacgttatagcacactgtatgagccaaaattcactttatagcacactgtatgagccaacgttatagcacactgtatgagccaaaattcactttatacaacactgtatgagccaaaattcactttatagcacactgtatgagccaaaattcactttatagcacactgtatgagccaatgttatagcacactgtatgagccgaagtgcacattatagcacactgtatgagccaaaattcactttatagcacactgtatgagccaaaattcactttatagcacactgtatgagccaaaattcactttatagcacactgtatgagccaaaattcactttatagcacactgtatgagccaacgttatagcacactgtatgagccaacgttatagcacactgtatgagccaacgttatagcacactgtatgagccaacgttatagcacactgtatgagccaaaattcactttatagcacactgtatgagccaatgttatagcacactgtatgagccgaagtgcacattatagcacactgtatgagccaaaattcactttatagcacactgtatgagccaatgttatagcacactgtatgagccaatgttatagcacactgtatgagccaacgttatagcacactgtatgagccaaaattcactttatagcacactgtatgagccaacgttatagcacactgtatgagccaaaattcactttatacaacactgtatgagccaaaattcactttatagcacactgtatgagccaaaattcactttatagcacactgtatgagccaacgttatagcacactgtatgagccaacgttatagcacactgtatgagccgaagtgcacattatagcacactgtatgagccaaaattcactttatagcacactgtatgagccaaaattcactttatagcacactgtatgagccaaaattcactttatagcacactgtatgagccaaaattcactttatagcacactgtatgagccaacgttatagcacactgtatgagccaacgttatagcacactgtatgagccaacgttatagcacactgtatgagccaacgttatagcacactgtatgagccaaaattcactttatagcacactgtatgagccaatgttatagcacactgtatgagccgaagtgcacattatagcacactgtatgagccaaaattcactttatagcacactgtatgagccaatgttatagcacactgtatgagccaatgttatagcacactgtatgagccaatgttatagcacactgtatgagccgaagtgcacattatagcacgctgaatgaggcaacagaatgcagggacataatgccgggagaagagaggaggggggagaaatgggacacacacacacctaatcattgatggaggccgggtcccgccgcgatattgggaacgggtgccgagcggtgcagcgaggcggaggacgaagacagagagagagcgtcctcctgacgcgcgtacaggaaggagggggcgtgctcagatcagaggtcactgtacgcgcgtcaggacgctcctctctctcctcgtccgccgccgcgctgcaccgctctccaacccgttcccaatactgcagcgggacccggcctccatcccgctgccggtatatgtagggggggcgttcgccctgatcgccccccgctaaatccgccactgcttccACAAAAGAGATGACGGGCGGGCAAGAAAGGAAAGCAAATCAATTAAGAagtatcaactcttcttccaccggaaaagaggaTACTCCATGGGGTGGAAGTGACCTTCACTGGTTGGGTAAAAGGTCATTACAGGCACAAAGCCCCAGTCACCCAATTGTTACCTAACAGCACTCTCATAGTGAAGTGTACGCTGGACCTCGCACACCCGTGCAAGGTCCGCCGAACCGGGACAAACACATACAGGGACAATCTTGTACTCCGATGTTCTTCActcacaggtccctgtaaggaggcaaa is part of the Pseudophryne corroboree isolate aPseCor3 chromosome 11, aPseCor3.hap2, whole genome shotgun sequence genome and harbors:
- the LOC134969926 gene encoding uncharacterized protein LOC134969926 — its product is MADVDQQGQDQQATITLQLTPVDPSQPIQLQDIPQASISPQLAQAPPPTQIPDDFWASWTRQQAQSNASLTAHTQHLASLPHHLPRISRNSGRLIVQVGRMATSMEQIRADNSQMLAHLTRIIDEQQRHQQALVQLIQHNQVVNESLSRIVASHTATNTQLIASINNLSSNITLMGAHQVTSSSGTTTPIQTPVTSPVRRSSRARASEPAQSTAPSTHKRKK